The Heliangelus exortis chromosome 10, bHelExo1.hap1, whole genome shotgun sequence genome includes a window with the following:
- the IDH3B gene encoding isocitrate dehydrogenase [NAD] subunit beta, mitochondrial isoform X1, giving the protein MAALGVGRVAGLLRTQSLGTWRGLRGSAALQQMPRAKSENARSEGTFQVTMLPGDGVGPELMNSVKEVFKAGNVPVVFDEHHLSEVQNTASEEKLDQVLDSMKESKVALIGKIHTPMEFKGDLTSYDMRLRRKLDLFANVVHVKSLPGYQTRHNNLDLVIIREQTEGEYSSLEHESAKGVIECLKIITRAKSQRIAKFAFDFATKKGRSKVTAVHKANIMKLGDGLFLQCCKEVAELYPKIKFDTMIIDNCCMQLVQNPYQFDVLVMPNLYGNIVDNLAAGLVGGAGVVPGESYSAEYAVFEMGARHPFAQAVGRNIANPTAMLLSAANMLRHLNLEFHSNMVADAVKKVIKVGKVRTRDLGGYSTTSDFVKCAHPTWGATPRPWSSPKP; this is encoded by the exons ATGGCGGCGCTCGGCGTGGGGAGGGTGGCG GGTCTCCTGCGCACCCAGAGCCTCGGGACatggagggggctgaggggctctgctgccctccagcAGATGCCACGGGCCAAG tcAGAGAACGCCCGCTCAGAGGGCACCTTCCAGGTGACAATGCTGCCTGGGGACGGGGTGGGCCCCGAGCTCATGAACTCTGTCAAGGAGGTCTTCAAG GCTGGCAATGTCCCAGTGGTGTTTGATGAGCATCACCTCAGTGAGGTGCAGAACACAGCATCAGAGGAGAAGCTGGACCAGGTGCTGGACTCcatgaaggaaagcaaagtgGCTCTGATTG GGAAGATCCACACCCCCATGGAGTTCAAGGGGGACCTGACCTCCTATGACATGCGGCTGAG gcGCAAGCTGGACCTCTTTGCCAACGTGGTGCATGTGAAGAGTTTGCCAGGGTACCAGACCCGGCACAACAACCTGGACCTGGTGATCATCCGGGAGCAGACAGAGGGGGAGTACAGCTCCCTGGAACACGAG AGTGCCAAGGGGGTCATCGAGTGCCTGAAGATCATCACCAGGGCCAAGTCCCAGCGCATCGCCAAGTTCGCCTTCGACTTCGCCACCAAGAAGGGACGTTCCAAGGTGACAGCAGTGCACAAAGCCAACATCAT GAAACTGGGTGATGGGCTCTTCCTGCAGTGCTGTAAGGAGGTGGCAGAGCTGTACCCCAAAATCAAATTTGACACAATGATCATTGACAACTGCTGCATGCAG CTGGTGCAGAACCCCTACCAGTTCGATGTCCTGGTGATGCCCAACCTCTACGGGAACATCGTGGACAACCTGGCAGCCGGGCTGGTGGGTGGTGCCGGGGTGGTTCCCGGGGAGAGCTACAGCGCCGAGTACGCCGTCTTCGAGATG GGCGCCCGGCACCCCTTTGCCCAGGCTGTGGGCAGGAACATCGCCAACCCCACGGCcatgctgctgtcagcagccaACATGCTGCGGCACCTCAA CCTGGAATTTCACTCCAACATGGTGGCAGACGCGGTGAAGAAGGTgatcaaggttggaaaa GTTCGGACACGGGACTTGGGCGGTTACTCCACCACCTCTGACTTCGTCAA GTGCGCACACCCGACATGGGGGGCTACGCCACGTCCCTGGAGTTCACCCAAGCCGTGA
- the NOP56 gene encoding nucleolar protein 56 produces MNAVSEGILHEDLRLLLETSMPAKKKKALLGVADPKIGAAILEELGYQCQTGGVVAEILRGIRLHFHALVKGLTAQSASKAQLGLGHSYSRAKVKFNVNRVDNMIIQSISLLDQLDKDINTFSMRVREWYGYHFPELIKIVPENFTYCRVAKLVGNRRDLSEESLEGLEEILMDSAKARAVLEASRSSMGMDISPLDLINIESFSSRVISLSEYRRGLQEYLRSKMSQVAPSLSALIGEVVGARLISHAGSLTNLAKYPASTVQILGAEKALFRALKTRGNTPKYGLIFHSTFIGRAAAKNKGRISRYLANKCTIASRIDCFSEVPTSVFGDKLREQVEERLAFYETGEPPRKNLEVMKEAVVEASEVVAEVKRKQEKKEKKRKKREKKRLEALAAAAEEVENSVVEENNVEPRKKKKKKYQEPEAESEPEENGLEEEEEEEEEEEVVPKKKRKLRAEAGEEEEKKKKKKKKVSRASDSE; encoded by the exons ATGAACGCCGTCTCCGAGG GGATCCTCCACGAGGATCTGCGGCTCCTGCTGGAGACCTCCATGCCGGCCAAGAAGAAGAAGGCGCTGCTGGGGGTGGCGGACCCCAAGATCGGCGCGGCcatcctggaggagctgggctaCCAGTGCCAGACCGGGGGGGTGGTGGCCGAGATCCTGCGGG GCATCCGGCTGCACTTCCACGCCCTGGTGAAGGGTCTGACGGCTCAGTCGGCCTCCAaggcccagctggggctggggcacagCTACTCCCGAGCCAAGGTCAAGTTCAACGTCAACCGCGTGGACAACATGATCATCCAGTCCATCAGCCTGCTGGACCAGCTGGACAAGGACATCAACACCTTCTCCATGCGAGTCCG GGAGTGGTACGGGTACCACTTCCCCGAGCTGATCAAGATCGTCCCCGAGAACTTCACCTACTGCCGAGTGGCCAAGCTCGTCGGGAACCGCCGGGATCTGAGCGAGGAGAgcctggaggggctggaggaAATCCTCATGGACAGCGCCAAGGCCCGGGCCGTGCTGGAGGCCTCCCGCTCATCCATGG ggatggacaTCTCCCCCCTCGACCTCATCAACATCGAGAGCTTCTCCAGCCGCGTCATCTCGCTGTCCGAGTACCGCCGGGGGCTGCAGGAGTACCTGCGCTCCAAGATGAGCCAGGTGGCCCCCAGCCTCTCTGCGCTCATCGGGGAGGTG GTGGGCGCCCGCCTCATCTCTCACGCCGGCAGCCTGACCAACCTGGCCAAGTACCCGGCTTCCACCGTGCAGATCCTGGGGGCTGAGAAggccctcttcag GGCTCTGAAGACGCGTGGGAACACCCCCAAGTACGGGCTCATCTTCCACTCCACCTTCATCGGGCGGGCAGCAGCCAAGAACAAGGGGCGCATCTCCCGGTACTTGGCCAACAAATGCACCATCGCCTCCCGCATCGACTGCTTCTCAG AAGTCCCCACCAGTGTCTTTGGGGACAAGCTGCGGGAGCAGGTGGAGGAGCGCTTGGCGTTCTACGAGACGGGGGAGCCCCCCCGCAAGAACCTGGAGGTGATGAAGGAGGCAGTGGTGGag GCAAGTGAGGTGGTGGCTGAGGTGAAGAGGAagcaggagaagaaggagaagaagaggaaaaaacgGGAGAAAAAACGTCtggaggctctggcagcagctgctgaggaggtGGAGAACTCTGTGGTGGAG GAGAACAACGTTGAGcccaggaaaaagaagaaaaagaagtatcaGGAGCCAGAGGCTGAGTCGGAGCCCGAGGAGAAcgggctggaggaggaggaggaggaggaggaggaggaagaggtggtgCCCAAGAAGAAACGGAAACTGAGGGcggaggctggggaggaggaggagaagaagaaaaagaagaagaagaaggtgTCCAGGGCTTCGGACTCGGAGTAG
- the LOC139800274 gene encoding N-acetyltransferase 8-like, which produces MASYRIRQYRDQDYEAVRTLFTRGILEHAPSVYRNALRSAWAQLGLLVVFLAVRVTVGYWLLGLVALALGLVAIWLLVRNFCTAYVEQALSTDLQDIPAGYLRAPDSGFWVAEAGGTVVGTVAVGQPEDPSERGVALELRRMSVSRDWRGRGVSKALCGEVLRFARARGFGTVVLTTSVVQVVAQRLYEGQGFRKVATFSPSLLATFLGFQLFHYRCDLPGRSAPTAR; this is translated from the coding sequence ATGGCGTCCTACCGCATCCGGCAGTACCGGGACCAGGACTACGAGGCGGTCCGGACCCTCTTCACCCGCGGCATCCTGGAGCACGCCCCGTCCGTCTACCGCAACGCCCTGCGCTCGGCATGGGCCCAGCTGGGGCTACTGGTGGTGTTCCTGGCCGTGCGGGTGACCGTCGGCTactggctgctggggctggtggcccTGGCGCTGGGGCTGGTGGCCATCTGGCTCCTGGTCCGCAACTTCTGCACCGCTTACGTGGAGCAGGCGCTGAGCACTGACCTCCAGGACATCCCCGCCGGGTACCTGCGGGCGCCCGACTCCGGCTTTTGGGTGGCGGAGGCGGGAGGGACAGTGGTGGGGACGGTGGCCGTGGGGCAACCGGAGGACCCATCGGAGAGAGGGGTGGCCCTGGAGCTGAGGCGTATGTCGGTCAGCAGGGACTGGCGGGGCCGCGGGGTCTCCAAAGCGCTGTGCGGGGAAGTGCTGCGCTTCGCCCGCGCCAGGGGCTTCGGGACGGTGGTCCTGACCACCTCCGTCGTGCAGGTGGTGGCGCAGCGGCTCTACGAGGGGCAGGGCTTCAGGAAGGTGGCCACCTTCAGCCCCTCGCTGCTCGCCACCTTCCTCGGCTTCCAGCTCTTCCACTACCGCTGTGACCTCCCCGGCCGCTCCGCACCCACCGCGCGATAG
- the IDH3B gene encoding isocitrate dehydrogenase [NAD] subunit beta, mitochondrial isoform X2: MAALGVGRVAGLLRTQSLGTWRGLRGSAALQQMPRAKSENARSEGTFQVTMLPGDGVGPELMNSVKEVFKAGNVPVVFDEHHLSEVQNTASEEKLDQVLDSMKESKVALIGKIHTPMEFKGDLTSYDMRLRRKLDLFANVVHVKSLPGYQTRHNNLDLVIIREQTEGEYSSLEHESAKGVIECLKIITRAKSQRIAKFAFDFATKKGRSKVTAVHKANIMKLGDGLFLQCCKEVAELYPKIKFDTMIIDNCCMQLVQNPYQFDVLVMPNLYGNIVDNLAAGLVGGAGVVPGESYSAEYAVFEMGARHPFAQAVGRNIANPTAMLLSAANMLRHLNLEFHSNMVADAVKKVIKVGKVRTPDMGGYATSLEFTQAVIAALDV, translated from the exons ATGGCGGCGCTCGGCGTGGGGAGGGTGGCG GGTCTCCTGCGCACCCAGAGCCTCGGGACatggagggggctgaggggctctgctgccctccagcAGATGCCACGGGCCAAG tcAGAGAACGCCCGCTCAGAGGGCACCTTCCAGGTGACAATGCTGCCTGGGGACGGGGTGGGCCCCGAGCTCATGAACTCTGTCAAGGAGGTCTTCAAG GCTGGCAATGTCCCAGTGGTGTTTGATGAGCATCACCTCAGTGAGGTGCAGAACACAGCATCAGAGGAGAAGCTGGACCAGGTGCTGGACTCcatgaaggaaagcaaagtgGCTCTGATTG GGAAGATCCACACCCCCATGGAGTTCAAGGGGGACCTGACCTCCTATGACATGCGGCTGAG gcGCAAGCTGGACCTCTTTGCCAACGTGGTGCATGTGAAGAGTTTGCCAGGGTACCAGACCCGGCACAACAACCTGGACCTGGTGATCATCCGGGAGCAGACAGAGGGGGAGTACAGCTCCCTGGAACACGAG AGTGCCAAGGGGGTCATCGAGTGCCTGAAGATCATCACCAGGGCCAAGTCCCAGCGCATCGCCAAGTTCGCCTTCGACTTCGCCACCAAGAAGGGACGTTCCAAGGTGACAGCAGTGCACAAAGCCAACATCAT GAAACTGGGTGATGGGCTCTTCCTGCAGTGCTGTAAGGAGGTGGCAGAGCTGTACCCCAAAATCAAATTTGACACAATGATCATTGACAACTGCTGCATGCAG CTGGTGCAGAACCCCTACCAGTTCGATGTCCTGGTGATGCCCAACCTCTACGGGAACATCGTGGACAACCTGGCAGCCGGGCTGGTGGGTGGTGCCGGGGTGGTTCCCGGGGAGAGCTACAGCGCCGAGTACGCCGTCTTCGAGATG GGCGCCCGGCACCCCTTTGCCCAGGCTGTGGGCAGGAACATCGCCAACCCCACGGCcatgctgctgtcagcagccaACATGCTGCGGCACCTCAA CCTGGAATTTCACTCCAACATGGTGGCAGACGCGGTGAAGAAGGTgatcaaggttggaaaa GTGCGCACACCCGACATGGGGGGCTACGCCACGTCCCTGGAGTTCACCCAAGCCGTGATCGCCGCCCTGGACGTGTAG
- the VPS16 gene encoding vacuolar protein sorting-associated protein 16 homolog, with product MDCYTANWNPLGEETFYRKFELYAMEWNLKEELRDCLLAAAPYGGPIALLKNNSRKEKSPNTRPLLEIYSASGLLLASLPWKSGQLVQLGWTASEDLLCIQEDGTVLVYNLFCEFKRHFSMGNEVLQNHVLEAKVFHTEYGTGVAILTGAHRISLATNIEDLKLRRMPEVPGLQKPPSCWAVLSQDRVTIVLLAVGQDLYLLDNTSCSLVTPPGMSPSAGAYLQMAVSFNYRCLALFTDTGYIWMGLATLKEKVCEFTSSIRSPPRQMVWCMRPRSRQRAVVVAWDRQLMVVGNCSECIQFVLDEDSLLVPELDGVRILSRSSHEFLQEIPEPSQEIFRIASMAPGALLLEAQKEYEKESQKADEYLREIKEQKLLPEAVRQCIEAAGYEHEPDTQKSLLRAASFGKCFLDKFPPESFVKMCQDLRVLNAIRDYQIGVPLTFTQYKRLTIEVLLDRLVLRRLYPLAIRICQYLRLAEVQGVSRILAHWACYKVQQKDKSDEEVAQAINQKLGDTPGISYSEIAARAYDCGRTELAIKLLEYEPRSGEQVPLLLKMKRSKLALSKAIESGDTDLVYTVVLHLKNELNRGTFFMTLQNQPVALSLYRQFCKHQERETLKDLYNQDDNHQELGNFHVHSSYSEKRIEGRVGALQNALDEFYKAKNEFAAKATEDQIKLLRLQRHLQEDLNRPYLDLSLHDTVSNLILEGHHKRAEQLYRDFKIPDKRYWWLKISALATRGDWEEMEKFSRSKKSPIGYLPFVEISVKHHNRYEAKKYAPRVPPEQRVKAFVLVGDLDQAADAAIEHRNEAEMSLVLSKCTVGTDTAVAEKLNRARAQLLKK from the exons ATGGACTGCTACACGGCCAACTGGAACCCGCTGGGCGAGGAGACCTTCTACCG GAAGTTCGAGCTGTACGCCATGGAGTGGAACCTGAAGGAGGAGCTGCGGGActgcctgctggctgctgccccGTACGGGGGGCCCATCG ctctgctgaagaaCAACTCCCGGAAGGAGAAATCCCCCAACACCCGCCCACTGCTGGAGATCTACTCAGCCTCGGGGCTTCTCCTGGCCAGCCTCCCG TGGAAGAGTGGCCAACTGGTGCAGCTGGGCTGGACGGCCAGCGAGGACCTGCTGTGCATCCAGGAGGATGGCACTGTCCTCGTCTACAACCTCTTCTGCGAGTTCAAGCGTCACTTCAGCATGGGCAAC gaggtgctgcagaACCACGTGCTGGAGGCGAAGGTTTTCCACACGGAGTATGGCACTGGTGTGGCCATCCTGACCGGGGCACACCGCATCTCCCTGGCCACCAACATCGAGGACCTGAAGCTGCGCAGGATGCCCGAGGTCCCTG GTCTGCAGAAGCCCCCGTCCTGCTGGGCCGTGCTGTCCCAGGACAGGGTCACCATCGTCCTGCTGGCGGTGGGACAGGACCTCTACCTCCTGGACaacacctcctgctccctcGTG acCCCCCCTGGGATGAGCCCCTCGGCGGGTGCCTACCTGCAGATGGCAGTGTCCTTCAACTACCGCTGCCTGGCCCTCTTCACTGACACCGGATACATCTGGATGGGCCTGGCCACGCTGAAG GAGAAGGTCTGTGAGTTCACCAGCAGCATCCGATCTCCCCCCAGACAGATGGTTTG GTGCATGCGTCCCCGGAGCCGGCAGCGTGCCGTGGTGGTGGCCTGGGACCGGCAGCTGATGGTGGTAGGGAACTGCTCAGAGTGCATCCA GTTTGTCCTGGATGAGGATTCCCTCCTGGTGCCTGAGCTGGATGGGGTCCGGATCTTGTCCCGCTCCTCCCACGAGTTCCTGCAGGAGATCCCAGAGCCCAGCCAGGAGATCTTCAGGATCGCCTCCATGGCCCCGGGGGCCCTCCTGCTGGAGGCACAGAAGGAGTACGAG AAGGAGAGCCAGAAGGCAGACGAGTACCTGCGGGAGATCAaggagcagaagctgctgcccGAGGCAGTCAGGCAGTGCATCGAGGCTGCGGGCTACGAGCACGAGCCTGACACCCAGAAATCACTGCTGAGG GCAGCCTCCTTTGGGAAGTGCTTCCTGGACAAGTTCCCCCCTGAGAGCTTCGTCAAGATGTGCCAGGACCTGCGGGTGCTCAACGCCATCCGGGACTACCAGATCGGGGTGCCCCTCACCTTCACCCA ATACAAGCGTCTCACCATCGAGGTCCTGCTGGACAG GTTGGTCCTGCGGCGCCTCTACCCCCTGGCCATCCGGATCTGTCAGTACCTGCGCCTCGCGGAGGTCCAGGGCGTCAGCCGCATCCTGGCCCACTGGGCCTGCTACAAG gtgcagCAGAAGGACAAGTCAGACGAGGAGGTGGCCCAAGCCATCAACCAGAAGCTGGGAGACACTCCGGGCATATCCTACTCAGAGATCGCCGCCCGGGCTTACGACTGCGGCAGGACGGAGCTGGCCATCAAG ctgctggagtaCGAGCCACGCTCCGGGGAGCAGgtcccactgctgctgaagatGAAGCGCAGCAAGCTGGCCCTCAGCAAAGCCATCGAGAGCGGGGACACCGACCTGG TCTACACCGTCGTGCTCCACCTGAAGAACGAGCTGAACCGCGGCACCTTCTTCATGACCCTGCAGAACCAACCCGTGGCCCTGAGCCTCTACCGACAG ttCTGCAAGCACCAGGAGCGGGAGACGCTGAAGGACCTGTACAACCAGGATGACAACCACCAGGAGCTCGGCAACTTCCATGTCCACTCCAGCTACTCAGAGAAG cgCATCGAAGGACGAGTTGGGGCTCTGCAGAATGCCCTGGATGAGTTCTACAAAGCCAAGAACGAGTTTGCTGCCAAG GCCACTGAGGATCAGATCAAACTCCTGCGGCTCCAGAGGCACCTCCAGGAGGACCTGAACAGACCCTACCTGGACCTCTCCCTGCATGACACCGTCTCCAACCTGATCCTGGAGGGACACCACAagagagctgagcagctctACCGGGACTTCAAGATCCCCGACAAGAG GTACTGGTGGCTGAAGATCAGTGCCCTGGCCACCCGCGGGGActgggaggagatggagaagttCTCCAGGAGCAAGAAGTCTCCTATCGGGTACTTG cccttcGTGGAGATCTCAGTGAAGCACCACAACCGCTACGAGGCCAAAAAATACGCCCCCCGTGTGCCCCCCGAGCAGCGTGTCAAGGCCTTTGTCCTGGTGGG GGACCTGGACCAGGCTGCTGACGCTGCCATCGAGCACAGGAACGAGGCTGAGATGAGTTTGGTTCTCTCCAAGTGCACGGTCGGTACCGACACCGCCGTGGCCGAGAAACTGAACCGGGCCCGGGCCCAGCTCCTCAAGAAGTGA